The stretch of DNA ATCGTGAAGGTCCAGTTACTGTCAGACCCTTTTTATTGATTGTTGCGACCCCATTCACATAAGCAAAAGAGTAATTAGTTGCGTTTGCGCCTGAACATGAAATTGTTGGTGTTTGGGATGCAGAGGTAGTTGGTGAGTAACTAGTTTGGCACTGTGGTTGAACGCTCAAAGCACTACTGTTTTGTCCGTTTACAAACCCAGAAATTATCGGAGACAACGAGGGGACTGGGTCTCCATAGGTGAGCACATGATTGGGGGCGGAGACGTTGAGCTGCTTCTTAGAGATGTTGACATACGAAGGTAAGTAACTAAATGAATAATTAGTCGCGCTTGCGTTAGAACAAGAAATGCTGGGATTAGAACCCACATTTGACGTGCGTTGGTAAGTGGTTACACAGGAAGCTGGCGTGCTGAGAACTGATTCATTTTGACCGTTTACAAAGCCACTAAAGTCTGGAGCTAAATCAGTACCACTGGGTATTGGATCTCCGTAAGTTAGGTCAATTACCTTGCTTTCAATAGTTATGGGTCGTTGTGTAATGTTTACATTTCGCGAGGTATAACTAAAGGAATAGTCTCCGTCTGAGCCATTCGCACAGGTCACCGAAATTGTCTCGTTCACGTTGGTGGTTACTGAATAGCCTGAAGCGTTGCAGGATGGCAGTACGTCGAAAACACTAGATGTTTCCCCATTTGCAAGCGGGCTAAAGGTTGGTGAACCAATGCTGGGAAGAGGGTCCCCATACTGAACTGAAACTGTTGGGGGAGAAACAGTGATGGGTTTTTGGACGACGGTAATTGAACCTGGGTGATACACGTAGTTATAGTTCGTAGCTGTTCCGCCAGAACACGTAATGGCAACTGGAATTGAGTTCACGTGTGTATTTGGCGTGTAAGCAGTAGAACAAGTAGGCAAGCTTGCACCAAGGTTAACAACGCCCTGTCCGTTTACAAATCCAGAGTATTGCGGTGCTAGTGATGGAACGCTTGAGCCATATTCAACACTGCTATGAACTAAGCCTGATACATCTAAATCTTTCTTAGTGACTGTGACGGTACCTGGCACGTAATTGAATGAATAATTAGTCGACGCAGCTCCGGAACAAGCGACTTGAGGGGTTGACCCTGCATTGGTCAGACTTGTGTATGTCGAAGTACACGAAATGGGAGAGGTTAAGTCGCTTTCTGTATCTGAGTAAACAAAGCCACTTATTGATTTGCCGTAGGTAAATGTAGATGTTCCGTATTCAACGGAATAACTATTTCCTGTGATCGTTAGGGGAGCTTTTGCAATTGTGACTGTGAAATTAACATCAGGAGCGGCATTAAATTCGGAGTTACCACTTGCACTTGCTGTAACGGTTGCAGTTCCAGCACCGCGAATGACTAAATCTGTTCCGTTTACACTTACGACCTGATTGTTCGACGATGTGTATGAAACGTTTTGCCCACTGCTGGCAACTCCACCTGCGGCGAAGCTTGCAGTGTCACCGTATGTCTTGTTTTTGTTTGAAACAGTAATTGTTTGTGGTTTCTTCGACACCACAATTGTCAAAGTTTTCGTTTGTGAGGTTTGAGAATTACTCACCACTGTATAACTGGCGGTATATGTTCCTGCAGTGGTTGGAGTTCCTGTTAAGGCTCCGGTCGAAGCATTGAGGTAAATTCCTGGGGGAAGATCACCAGAGGCTTTAGTGTAGTTGGAATAAACTCCATTACCATCCACTGCGATGAGTAATTCTGAGTACGAAGAATTGACCGTACCTGATAACAGCTCAATGTTGGTTATATACGGAGCGCCAGCTGTAACTGGAAAAGTTATCGTAACTGGTTCGGCAGCATAAAAAGTTGTACTGCCATCTTGGGAGGCCGTTATTGAACATGTGCCCTGACTAAGTGTGACTATCTGGCCCCCACTAATGATGCAAACATCAGGAGTATTTGACGCATAATTGACAGTCAGGCCAGAGGTAGTAGAGCCAGATATTGTCCAGTTTGTTCCATTTTGCAGAGTGCCTGGTCCAGAAAAAGTAATCGTTTGGTTGGTTTTTACAAGTGCTTGAAAGGGCACCCATGCTCCTGATGCAGCTGTTGCGTAGCTTGTGCTGTAATAAGCAATTACTCGGAAGCAATACCAGCTGTTGTTTGTTAAGCCTGTAACTACTGTGTTTCCGGTTCCAGAGTCCACAGTGTTTACATCGGTAGGGAACGCACCTGCAAGCAAAATATCTGCGCCACCGTCTTGTAGGTATCCCGAACCGGGGACAGGGACTGTCGTTCCCAAAGAAGTACAGGAATTGGTTCCATTCGAGGAGGCGTATTCAAATTTTACTTTGGCTCCATTTGTTACCTGATTGGGGTCAATTGAACCGTTGAGCGTTACGTCAATCTTTCCGCTGGACAACGTTAAGTTCGTCACGGTTCCAGTTGTTGCGGTGGGGTTGCTTACGGGCTCAGTTGTTACAAATGAGAGAATTGCTCCATTAACATTTCCACCCTTGATCCGGTAGTAGTAAACGGTGCCGGAGTTAAGTCCAGATAAGTTCGACGTGTAGTTGACTGAACCTGTTCCACCCGCAGTGTTTCCAATACTGATGCTTGTCGCACTGCTGAGCGTAGGAGAAGTGCCGTATTGAAAAACCATTGCGCTCCCAGTGTCACCATTGGGGTCAATCGATCCTGAAATTGTTGCAGTGGTATTTCCTGTAACTTGTGCTGTACCCGTCACAGCTTCGATGGGAAGTTGTTGCGTCGTAGTCGTCGCTGTCACAGTTGTTTGTCCGCACGTTCCCTGCGCAGAGGTGTATGACATGGTGCTTGGACTTGAACCGATGCTGAGCGAACCCACAGAAGCCACAGCAGTGTTGGTGTAGTCATAAGTACTTGTGACACAGGTAGTCACAGCCATGTTGTAGGTAATAGTTCTGGAGCTATTTGCAGGAATTAGATAGGGCCCGGGAAATATAAGTTTTGTCGAATCAGTGCTAGACCTACTCGGTTCTGTAGTAGATGCAGAACTAAACCGAACTGAGTTTGCAACGTAACTCAAGCCAGGAGCAGGTGTGTCTGTAACCTGATCAATAGTGACGTCTGTTGAACCCGAGTTTGTCATCGTTACGGTGTAGCTAAAAGTCGTATTCCCACCGGCAACAGTGGCAGTATTACCCACCGTTTTTGTCACGCCAAGATTTACTGTTGGTGTGCTCGCTGAAAGGGATGCTGTACTGCCGGTTGCACTCACATCCGAATGTTTGATTTGTGTTCCAGATGCGATTTGACCGATTGGTAGAACAGTTGCGCCGCTGGGAGATGGGCCAACTACTTGGAAGCTATATACAGCTGTGTAATCAAATTGTTTTGTATTACTGTTTCCTGTTGTTGATTGAAGTTCAGCCAGGGTTACTTTCAAAGTGTCTGTGTATGTTCCAGCCGCTTTGTTTCCTTGACCAACTACAGAGATGGATGTTCCAGTAAGACGATACGCACCTGTGGGCCACGAAGAACGAGCCGCTGGGCTAAACCACAAGATGCCTGGATCGGCAGTGCTTCCTGCACCAACTGTTCCAGTAGAACCTGTAACGGTGACCGTCATGGTGGAACCTAAAGTAGTTACCGAGGTATTAGTGATGTTGGTGACTTTATTGGCAGCTGCTTTGATGGTTTCGGCAACTTTGCTGAACGTGAAAGTACACGAATAAACCTCAGTACTTCCTGCCAAACCTGGCTTTCCAGAAAACACGCGTAATACATGCGATTGTGCACTGGAGCTTGACGCCGTGGCCTTGAGTAAAAAGAAAGCGGTCGCGCTGTCGTTTCCCTTAGCAACAGTTCCCAGCGGCATGGTTGCATCATTGGGGTTTGCTAATGAAACAACTCCACCCGTAAAGGTGTCAATTTTGGCCCACAGACCTGTTTTGTCGCTAGCGCTGGAGGTGTTTTTGATGACATAAGACACATAGGCAGCATCGATATTTTGGCCTTGGCCTGAATCAATATAAAAAACACTTCCGTGTTTAGCCGTTACGTTGAGGTTATTTTGATCGTTTCCTGCAGCTCCATCGCATTTGTTCGAGGTAGCGGCGAAACTATCGTCTGACTGGAACCCAACCGAATGTGTGATGATCACTAAGCCAAGCACCATGGCGCAAGATGCTATGAAGAACCTCAGGAAGATGTTTCTTCCATGGGCATGACGAGGTATTCGTAAAACACGCATACGAAACACCCCCTGCCTAATCGTTTAATCTTTAAACCAACGGTTAAATGTACCTCACTTTGAGGTGATAACACCTGTTTTTGCAGGTACTTATGGGCATTAGCTGTTGTGCCGCAGAGGCAAATCTCAAGTGAGCGTGGTTCATCCCTTGAAATGAGTCCTTATGACAAGAAGACAATGATGTAGAGAATTCTTCTTAGTCCTCTTGTGTCACTGAGATATACCCATCAACATTGAGGCGTATCGTGATCCCGTCATCTAGCTGAACCACGGGACGATTTTCTAGATAGGTCAAAGTCCAAAACCACCCACTAGTGTCCTGTATGAGCGCAGTAAGTTCACGTTCGACCTCGGCAACAGCTTCCCGAACTGCCTTGTCTAGCGTTTGAGGAGGCTCAGTATGAGCTTTCCATCTTGTTCCAAGCTGCATCACTTTTCCTGCGTGGTTTCCGGTGCTGGGGCAAGTTCAATCTGGCTCACACCAAGCTCGGATGCTTCTTCGAAGGTGAGTTGTGCAATTCGACCTGTAGCCATCAAGTCACTCTGAGCAGCTTCAAGGAGAGAAATAGTTGCTTCCGATGCAGCGATAGTCGCTGTGAGAACCTCAGTCTTTTGGCTAGCTGAGGCTTCAGTTTTTGCTCGACGAATACCAATAAGTGCCTCGGAGGCGGCCTTGAGTACCTCGGGGTTACCAATAACATCATCTCCTGGAACAGGCCAGGTAGAACGGTGAATACTGTCGTCATTGAACCAGGACCATGCTTCTTCTGCGGCAAATGGCAGAACAGGTGCGAGTAGACGCAGAAAAACAGTTAGTGCTTGGTTGAGAGCAGCAGCTGCGGAAGCCTGCTCTGGGTGCTCTTGGTTATAGGCACGTTCTTTGACTAACTCGAGATAGTCATCTGTGAAGGTCCAGAAGTAATGTTCTGTCACTTCTAATGCTTTGGCGTGGTCATAGTTCTCCAACGCCTCAGTTGCCTCTCGAACCACGTTGTGAAGAGTTTCGAGCATGCTCAAATCCAGTGGATTGGTTATCACAGTGTCTTTTGGAGCATCGAATCCCAAGATGAACTTGGATGCATTCAAGAGCTTGATCGCTAAGCGGCGGCCAATCTTGATCTGGGTGGGGTTTTGTGGGTCGAAGGCTGCGTCTGTTCCCAAACGACTGCTTGCCGCCCAATAACGCACAGCATCGGAGCCGTGCTGATCCAGCATGTCTGCAGGAGTGACGACGTTGCCCTTGGACTTGGACATCTTTTTACGGTCAGGATCGACAATAAAGCCAGAAATTGCAGCATTGGTCCATGGCTTGCCATCGTTTTGCAAAGCAGAACGCAACATGGTGGAGAACAGCCACGTACGTATGATGTCCTGACCTTGGGGGCGCAGGTCGTATGGGAATACCAGATTCCACAGGTCCTCATCACGCTCCCACCCACCAGCTAGTTGAGGGGTCAGACTTGAGGTTGCCCAGGTGTCCATGACGTCAACTTCACCCTGGAAACCTCCTGGGATACCGCGCTGTGCTTCGGTGTAGCCATCGGGAACATCGGTGGAAGGATCAACGGGCAGCTGTTCCCTCTTTGCGATGATGGGCTCATCGAAGACGGGGTTGCCATCACCATCGAGTGGGTACCATACAGGAATGGGTACACCAAAGAACCGCTGACGGGAGATGAGCCAGTCACCGTTAAGACCATTGACCCAGTTCTCGTAGCGAACACGCATAAAGTCGGGGTGCCATGACATTTCCTGCCCAAGATCAATAAGCTTCTTCTTTAGTTGGTCATCCTTGGCGCCGTTGACTAAATACCATTGGCGAGTGGAGACAATTTCAAGTGGTTTGTCGCCCTTTTCGAAGAATTTAACTGGATGCGAAATAGGCTCCGGTTCGCCGAGCATCTCACCTGATGCCTTGAGCATCTCGACCATGGCGGTCTTAGCGCTGAAGGCAGTCTTGCCAGCAAGCTCAGCGTACGCAGCTTGTGCTTGAGGGGATTGAATTCCTTCTGGCGCTTCGGATACGAAACGACCATCAAAGCCGATGACAGCGCGGGTTGGCAGGTTGAGTTCACGCCACCAGATCACGTCGGTGACGTCACCAAAGGTACAGATCATGGCAATACCTGTGCCCTTGTCTGGTTGCGCCAGGTGGTGAGCGAGAACAGGAACCTCAACACCGAAGACAGGGGTCTTCACTGTCTTGCCGAAATAGGGCTTGTAACGCTCGTCATCGGGGTGTGCCACCAGAGCAACACAGGCAGGAAGTAGCTCGGGACGGCTGGTCATGATCTCTATGTGACCTCCGTCAGGCTTGTGGAAAGTCAAACGGTGGTAGGCGCCAGGCATTTCTTTATCTTCGAGTTCAGCCTGTGCCACTGCAGTGCGGAAAGTCACATCCCACAGGGTCGGAGCCATCGCCTGGTATGCCTCACCACGTGCGTAGTTATTGATGAAAGCCAACTGGCTGGTGGTGATGGTCTCATCAGAGATGGTGCGATAAGTCTGGGTCCAGTCCACAGAAAGACCGAGTTGACGCCAAACATCCTCGAATTGCTTTTCATCTTCTACGGTGAGCTTTTCACACAGTTCAATGAAGTTCTTGCGGCTAATGGGAAGCTGATCCGCTGCCTTTGAGCTTTTATTGTCTCCGCCTTCGAATGGTGGAACAAAGTTCTCAACATAGGGGAGACTGGGGTCGCAGCGTACTCCGTAGTAGTTCTGAACGCGACGTTCCGTGGGAAGACCGTTGTCATCCCAACCTGCAGGGTAGAAAACTTCCTTGCCGCGCATGCGTTGGAAACGGGCGATGACATCTGTGTGGGTGTAACTGAATACGTGCCCGATGTGCAGTGAGCCAGATGCGGTGGGGGGAGGGGTGTCAATGGAGTAAACACTCTCGCGGCTCTGACCTTCCTTGCGGAAGCGGTACAGACCTGACTCTTCCCATCTTTTATCCCAGAGAGTTTCAAGTCCTTCTAGAGCCGGCTTGTCAGGAACATTCGCGGGCGTCATAGTCATAGGTATTTCTCGCTCTCTATGGGCGGCATCGCGTCAATGTAGAAAAACAGGATGTCTGCCTACTTGATGCCTCAAATGGTGATGTTTCTAGCTTACTAAAGGCCTTAGAATGGTATCTAACGACATCGATCCGGCCATCACCGGGGAGTTTTCGGAAGAACAGTCTTAGGACTTAGTAGAACCGAACGGGACGAGCCCGTTATTGCTCACGAATAAGAGGTGAGATTTTTCTCACAAGCTCAGGTGGTACCGCGGAAGAAATTTCGTCCTGGCACAGTGTTTTACTCAACAACTGGAGCCCAGAGTGACGTATCCCCGCCGTAATGCATTCGGACAGCAGACCGAGATCGTTCCTTCGCCATCTTTTCCTGCCATCGAGGAACAGATTCTCGCTTTCTGGGAGAAAGACGACACATTTAAGGCATCCATCGAACAGCGTGCCGATGGTGACGAGTGGGTCTTCTATGACGGTCCTCCCTTTGCTAATGGTCTTCCACACTACGGGCATCTTCTCACCGGATACGCCAAGGATCTGTTCCCTCGCTACCAGACCATGCGTGGCAAGAAGGTGGATCGCCGCTTCGGCTGGGATACACATGGTCTTCCCGCCGAACTGGAAGCTATGCGTCAATTAGGCATTACCAAGAAAGAAGAAATCGAACAGATGGGCATTGCTGCATTCAACGCAGAAGCTCGCTCCTCAGTTCTTCGCTACACCGGCGAATGGGAACAGTACGTTACACGCCAGGCTCGCTGGGTTGATTTTGAGAACGACTACAAGACTCTTGATATTTCCTTCATGGAGTCCGTGATTTGGGCGTTCAAGCGTCTCTATGACAAGGGCCTGGCTTATGAAGGTTTCCGGGTTCTTCCATATTGCTGGAATGACGAGACTCCGCTGTCAAACCACGAGTTGCGTATGGACGATGACGTCTACAAGATGCGTCAAGACCAGTCGGTCACAGTTACTTTCCCTCTCACCGGTGACAAGGCAACTGCTTTAGGACTTGCTGGGGTTCGAGCCCTCGCATGGACGACCACACCCTGGACGCTTCCAACAAATGCGGCACTAGCTGTTGGGCCAACCATTCGCTACGCGATTGTTCCAGCTGGGCCCAATGGTGCAGCTGATGGTGCTGCATGCTGTGAAGCGGACTATCTGATCGCAGAGGATCTGTTAGGCAACTATGCCAAGGATTTGGGCTATGAGGATGCGGCATCCGCCCACGAAGCAGTGAAGTCTCATATCGTGGGCCAGGATCTTGATGGTGTGACCTATGACCGTCTCTGGGATTACTACGCAGATGATGAGGAATATCAGGCAAACGCCTGGAAAATCCTTGTCGCAGACTATGTCACCACTGCAGACGGTACTGGTGTTGTTCACCAAGCACCTGCCTATGGTGAAGAGGACCAAAAGGTCTGTGAAACCGCAGGCATTGGTGTGCGCGTTTCTGTTGATGATGGAGGAAAGTTCCTCTCTCGTTTCGCAGAGGTTGCGGGCATGCAGGTTTTTGAAGCAAACAAGCCGCTGACGACACTGCTGCGCGAACAAGGCCGACTCTTGCGTGTGGCTTCCTATGAGCACAGCTACCCACACTGTTGGCGTTGCCGTCAGCCTTTGATTTATCGTGCGGTTTCTTCCTGGTTCGTTTCTGTCACCTCATTCCGAGATCGGATGGAAGAACTCAACCAAGACATCAATTGGGTTCCTGAGAACGTCAAAGACGGACAATTTGGAAAGTGGATCGCTAACGCTCGCGACTGGTCTATTTCACGAAACCGCTATTGGGGATCGCCCATTCCTGTGTGGAAGTCAGACAACCCCGAATACCCTCGCATTGACGTGTACGGATCTCTCGATGAAATCGAAGCCGACTTTGGTGTACGTCCCACTGATTTACACCGACCTTTCATTGATGAGTTGACCAGGCCGAATCCTGATGACCCAACTGGCCAATCCACAATGCGTCGTATTGAAGATGTCCTTGATGTCTGGTTCGACTCTGGTTCGATGCCTTTTGCTCAGGTGCATTATCCGTTTGACAACCAGGAATGGTTTGACAGCCACAACCCGGCTGATTTCATCGTGGAGTACATCGGTCAAACTCGTGGCTGGTTCTACACATTACACATTTTGGCTACCGCACTCTTTGATCGCCCTGCATTCAAGAACGTTGTCTCTCACGGAATTGTGCTCGGTAGTGATGGTCAAAAAATGTCTAAGTCGCTGAGGAACTATCCTGACGTTTCTGAGGTCTTTGACCGCGATGGCTCAGATGCCATGCGCTGGTTCTTGATGAGCTCTCCAGTTCTGCGTGGCGGTAATCTCATCGTGACCGAGGAAGGAATTCGCGAGGGCGTCCGTCAGTTGTTATTGCCTCTGTGGAATAGCTATTACTTCTTCAGTTTGTATGCCAACGCTGACAACTATGAAGCCACCTGGCGCACAGACAGTACCAATGTGCTCGACCGATATCTCCTTGCTAAGACAGGCGATCTCATTCGTGAGGTTCAAGGTCATTTGGACAGTTTGGATTCTACGAACGCTGCAGAAGCACTTCGCAACTTTGCTGACGTGTTGACTAACTGGTACGTGAGACGTTCCCGAGATCGTTTCTGGACTGGAGGAGAGAGTGCGCGTGAAGCATTCGACACGCTGTACACCGTGCTCGAAACTCTCTGCCGAGTAGCCGCTCCGATGCTTCCGCTCATTACTGAAAATATTTGGCAAGGTCTGACAGGTGGACGTTCGGTTCATTTGGAAAACTGGCCAGACGCTGGACTATTCCCAGCAGATGAATCGCTCGTTGCTTCCATGGATGCTGTTCGAGAAATCACGTCCTCTTCTCTTGCTCTGCGAAAGAAGGTTGGCTTGCGTGTTCGACTCCCGCTAGCGGATCTCACCGTTGTTTCGGAGCATGCACAAGCTCTTGGGGAATTTAGCGATATCTTGCGAGATGAACTTAACGTCAAGCAGGTTACTTTGGTTCCATTAACAGAAGGTTCCGCTGCGCAATACGGGATCACTTCCAAACTCAGTGTCAACGCACGTGCTGCAGGTCCTCGCCTAGGTAAGCAAGTTCAGCACATCATTCAGGCCGCCAAGGCAGGGGATTGGTCAGAAACAGATGGCGTTGTCTCAGCCGGGGGTGTTGAACTCGTCGAGGGTGAGTATGAGCTCACTTTAGAAACCGGTGAAGGCGCTGATGGTGCTCGAGCCCTGGCGTTGTTACCTGCAGGTGGCTTTGTCTTACTCGATACAGTCACCACCTCTGAACTTGAAGCAGAAGGTTTAGCGCGTGATGTGATTCGTGCAGTTCAAGACACCCGAAAAGCTGCAGGATTTGAGGTTTCAGACAGAATTCTTTTGAACGTATTTTGCTTTGCTGAAGCTGATGCCCAGGCACTCAAGTTGACGACGGATGCCAATATCGCTGCAGATACTCTTGCCACCGAATTTGGTGTTCATGATCCTATATTCCACAGTGAACTTGCACAGTTGGAAAAAGTATCTCCAGCTGAGTGGCTACCAGGGATGCTTTCACACACTCCAGAACATTATGCGGTGTTCCCCGCCGGACAATACGCGAATGAGGGTAGCTTTGTAGTGGCTGTTTCGCGTGTGAATCGAGTACTCAATGTCTAGTGATGACCTGACTCCCGGAGGCTTTTCCAACGGAGATTTCTCATCTGATGATGACTATGACGGTTTAGATCCAGCCGAGTTGGATGAGTATGCACGAGCTGCCACTTTGGTCTACACCGAGCTTCAGGCACGTTTGGGCGAAGGAATGCCTCAGCCCAGGCTTGAGCCCACACGACGCGTTGTTGAACTACTCGGAGATGTCCACCGCGCATACCCCATCATTCACATTGCAGGAACGAACGGCAAGACAACCACCGCTCGTTTAATTGAGGCAATACTGCGCGCCTATGGTCTCTCCACTGGAGTCT from Aurantimicrobium sp. MWH-Uga1 encodes:
- the ileS gene encoding isoleucine--tRNA ligase, translating into MTYPRRNAFGQQTEIVPSPSFPAIEEQILAFWEKDDTFKASIEQRADGDEWVFYDGPPFANGLPHYGHLLTGYAKDLFPRYQTMRGKKVDRRFGWDTHGLPAELEAMRQLGITKKEEIEQMGIAAFNAEARSSVLRYTGEWEQYVTRQARWVDFENDYKTLDISFMESVIWAFKRLYDKGLAYEGFRVLPYCWNDETPLSNHELRMDDDVYKMRQDQSVTVTFPLTGDKATALGLAGVRALAWTTTPWTLPTNAALAVGPTIRYAIVPAGPNGAADGAACCEADYLIAEDLLGNYAKDLGYEDAASAHEAVKSHIVGQDLDGVTYDRLWDYYADDEEYQANAWKILVADYVTTADGTGVVHQAPAYGEEDQKVCETAGIGVRVSVDDGGKFLSRFAEVAGMQVFEANKPLTTLLREQGRLLRVASYEHSYPHCWRCRQPLIYRAVSSWFVSVTSFRDRMEELNQDINWVPENVKDGQFGKWIANARDWSISRNRYWGSPIPVWKSDNPEYPRIDVYGSLDEIEADFGVRPTDLHRPFIDELTRPNPDDPTGQSTMRRIEDVLDVWFDSGSMPFAQVHYPFDNQEWFDSHNPADFIVEYIGQTRGWFYTLHILATALFDRPAFKNVVSHGIVLGSDGQKMSKSLRNYPDVSEVFDRDGSDAMRWFLMSSPVLRGGNLIVTEEGIREGVRQLLLPLWNSYYFFSLYANADNYEATWRTDSTNVLDRYLLAKTGDLIREVQGHLDSLDSTNAAEALRNFADVLTNWYVRRSRDRFWTGGESAREAFDTLYTVLETLCRVAAPMLPLITENIWQGLTGGRSVHLENWPDAGLFPADESLVASMDAVREITSSSLALRKKVGLRVRLPLADLTVVSEHAQALGEFSDILRDELNVKQVTLVPLTEGSAAQYGITSKLSVNARAAGPRLGKQVQHIIQAAKAGDWSETDGVVSAGGVELVEGEYELTLETGEGADGARALALLPAGGFVLLDTVTTSELEAEGLARDVIRAVQDTRKAAGFEVSDRILLNVFCFAEADAQALKLTTDANIAADTLATEFGVHDPIFHSELAQLEKVSPAEWLPGMLSHTPEHYAVFPAGQYANEGSFVVAVSRVNRVLNV
- the valS gene encoding valine--tRNA ligase, with protein sequence MTPANVPDKPALEGLETLWDKRWEESGLYRFRKEGQSRESVYSIDTPPPTASGSLHIGHVFSYTHTDVIARFQRMRGKEVFYPAGWDDNGLPTERRVQNYYGVRCDPSLPYVENFVPPFEGGDNKSSKAADQLPISRKNFIELCEKLTVEDEKQFEDVWRQLGLSVDWTQTYRTISDETITTSQLAFINNYARGEAYQAMAPTLWDVTFRTAVAQAELEDKEMPGAYHRLTFHKPDGGHIEIMTSRPELLPACVALVAHPDDERYKPYFGKTVKTPVFGVEVPVLAHHLAQPDKGTGIAMICTFGDVTDVIWWRELNLPTRAVIGFDGRFVSEAPEGIQSPQAQAAYAELAGKTAFSAKTAMVEMLKASGEMLGEPEPISHPVKFFEKGDKPLEIVSTRQWYLVNGAKDDQLKKKLIDLGQEMSWHPDFMRVRYENWVNGLNGDWLISRQRFFGVPIPVWYPLDGDGNPVFDEPIIAKREQLPVDPSTDVPDGYTEAQRGIPGGFQGEVDVMDTWATSSLTPQLAGGWERDEDLWNLVFPYDLRPQGQDIIRTWLFSTMLRSALQNDGKPWTNAAISGFIVDPDRKKMSKSKGNVVTPADMLDQHGSDAVRYWAASSRLGTDAAFDPQNPTQIKIGRRLAIKLLNASKFILGFDAPKDTVITNPLDLSMLETLHNVVREATEALENYDHAKALEVTEHYFWTFTDDYLELVKERAYNQEHPEQASAAAALNQALTVFLRLLAPVLPFAAEEAWSWFNDDSIHRSTWPVPGDDVIGNPEVLKAASEALIGIRRAKTEASASQKTEVLTATIAASEATISLLEAAQSDLMATGRIAQLTFEEASELGVSQIELAPAPETTQEK
- a CDS encoding MBG domain-containing protein gives rise to the protein MVLGLVIITHSVGFQSDDSFAATSNKCDGAAGNDQNNLNVTAKHGSVFYIDSGQGQNIDAAYVSYVIKNTSSASDKTGLWAKIDTFTGGVVSLANPNDATMPLGTVAKGNDSATAFFLLKATASSSSAQSHVLRVFSGKPGLAGSTEVYSCTFTFSKVAETIKAAANKVTNITNTSVTTLGSTMTVTVTGSTGTVGAGSTADPGILWFSPAARSSWPTGAYRLTGTSISVVGQGNKAAGTYTDTLKVTLAELQSTTGNSNTKQFDYTAVYSFQVVGPSPSGATVLPIGQIASGTQIKHSDVSATGSTASLSASTPTVNLGVTKTVGNTATVAGGNTTFSYTVTMTNSGSTDVTIDQVTDTPAPGLSYVANSVRFSSASTTEPSRSSTDSTKLIFPGPYLIPANSSRTITYNMAVTTCVTSTYDYTNTAVASVGSLSIGSSPSTMSYTSAQGTCGQTTVTATTTTQQLPIEAVTGTAQVTGNTTATISGSIDPNGDTGSAMVFQYGTSPTLSSATSISIGNTAGGTGSVNYTSNLSGLNSGTVYYYRIKGGNVNGAILSFVTTEPVSNPTATTGTVTNLTLSSGKIDVTLNGSIDPNQVTNGAKVKFEYASSNGTNSCTSLGTTVPVPGSGYLQDGGADILLAGAFPTDVNTVDSGTGNTVVTGLTNNSWYCFRVIAYYSTSYATAASGAWVPFQALVKTNQTITFSGPGTLQNGTNWTISGSTTSGLTVNYASNTPDVCIISGGQIVTLSQGTCSITASQDGSTTFYAAEPVTITFPVTAGAPYITNIELLSGTVNSSYSELLIAVDGNGVYSNYTKASGDLPPGIYLNASTGALTGTPTTAGTYTASYTVVSNSQTSQTKTLTIVVSKKPQTITVSNKNKTYGDTASFAAGGVASSGQNVSYTSSNNQVVSVNGTDLVIRGAGTATVTASASGNSEFNAAPDVNFTVTIAKAPLTITGNSYSVEYGTSTFTYGKSISGFVYSDTESDLTSPISCTSTYTSLTNAGSTPQVACSGAASTNYSFNYVPGTVTVTKKDLDVSGLVHSSVEYGSSVPSLAPQYSGFVNGQGVVNLGASLPTCSTAYTPNTHVNSIPVAITCSGGTATNYNYVYHPGSITVVQKPITVSPPTVSVQYGDPLPSIGSPTFSPLANGETSSVFDVLPSCNASGYSVTTNVNETISVTCANGSDGDYSFSYTSRNVNITQRPITIESKVIDLTYGDPIPSGTDLAPDFSGFVNGQNESVLSTPASCVTTYQRTSNVGSNPSISCSNASATNYSFSYLPSYVNISKKQLNVSAPNHVLTYGDPVPSLSPIISGFVNGQNSSALSVQPQCQTSYSPTTSASQTPTISCSGANATNYSFAYVNGVATINKKGLTVTGPSRFVTYGDAVPSLTPTISGFVNSENESNLATAPSCTTVYTNTTGASNTPVPIVCANNGVSNNYSFSYSNGSITVAKKTLSVTGPSRIVTYGDPIPSLTPSVSGFVNSENVDDLDTAPTCSTTYTNQTHASSTPVTISCQNNGVSANYSFNYNNGSITVNKKILTVSAPNPVVTYGDPVPTLTPTFAGWVNNENSSHLTNTPTCVSTYSLSSSAGTYPSVTCSGANSGNYSFLYNTGAFTINKANQTLNFNPVSVPTLQPGGSHSLIANSTSGLTPAVTTSGECSYNPSSNEITANISITSATVTCTVTASIGSSTNFNPATSISQTFNITGPAKIVRTLNAALSPAVSTTTIDAQISLIPALSPNQGTLSFTSNTTGVCAINQTTGVITLLSVGTCSVEVEAEEDSTYTSVHAGPYSFQVTSGNRTLTLTATPTSLNVGQTSTLSTNLTRGGGNITYIMTSGSNVCSISNNRITATQQGTCGVYAFVGSNGNFSAAMSNTVTITFNIIYVQQQTPVAPRIINVPPAPIVPTAPIPANLVPPTARSTPAPVLTLPVPKTEEPKIGSPVASGAPVRTSNSVDTVDTGKGVIPGKTGNISGNEATRSIESIKEEALSGFAPGVSTRIEIIGARTTGQFVITPGQIGDPVAIAAAIKESTDRNATDFAQITSAQPTSQPTKNQILSGPTTQDAVDVFAASDLAKPVTVGSLNLGAATNWLKVEAQVATYKPGSVVYLAVTTSPIIFGSAVVGEDGKVAISGNLPLSLLEDGGHNIRLVGTRELDGVSAGSDGQIQLSDTTLNEIKKFDTGSKATIKLVGANTSGGVHQVVREIPLEKNVPWWTLWIQLVFALNALIIRLFARRWTFAARVVATAVVGGVTFLPVVAGWITSSYEVMFFGLIIGAGSIFSSWIFPTRNLRKKTD